The following DNA comes from Mesorhizobium sp. B2-1-8.
CAGTTCCTCGAGGTCGGGTTCGAGGCGTGTGTCGGCCATCGCCACCACGAGGGCGTCGAAGATGTCGGCGATGCTGGCAGTGATGACGTGGCCCTCGGGGAGCGGGCGCGGATCGGGTTCGTCTTCGAAGGGACGGTAGCCGTAAAGTTGTAGTTCGTGAAGGACGTGGTCGGTCGGCGATGACGCGTGCGGCGGTTCGAAGTCCGTATCATGGTGGTCGTTCATGTGCCTTCCTTTCCGGGATCGGTCGCGTCCATCGCGGCCTTCATGGCGACGACGGCGACGGACGGTCCGGATCTGCACCCGCAGCGCCAGCGCAGGGCCGGAACGGAAGTGGAGGATGGCGAAGCCCGGCTATTTTGTTCGCGATGGAACGCGCGCTCTGCGGCGCGCCGGAAAATAACCGGGCGCAGCCATTGCCAATCCGGACCGACCGGCGCGCCGATCGCCCTCTGGAAGGCCGTGGGATGTCGTCTTCCGGCAAAGGAGCTGGCCATTGTGGCGACCATCGACAGGGACGGGGCCAGCGCTCGCCCCCCTCCCGGTCAGGCCGCTGTTCGTGCCACGAAGCGTTCAGCGTCCTGCGGTGCGATCTGAACCCGCAGGATTGCCCTGAGGGCATTGAGACCGAGCAGACGCAGATCCTCGTTGAAGTCGCCGAGCTGTGGCTGCAGCACGATCGCCTCGATCCCCGCCGCGTTGGCGCGCTCGATAAGGGTCGCCACTGCTCCGTCCCCCGCCGGATCATTGTCGCGGGCGATGTAGAGACGCCGCAGTGTGTCGGGGAACAGGATGGCGGACAGATGTGCTGCCGACAGGGCCGCGATCACCGGCATGAAAGGCAGCGCCGTACGCTGTGACAGCATCGTCTCGATGCCTTCACCGGCTGCCATCACATCGCAGCCGATGCCGAAGCGGACCGCGTGTCCAAGCAGATCGCCCATGGCTCGCCTGGGAGTGTCGATCGGTGCTCTGCCGAGATGGGCCTCGCTGAAACCGGCCGGATCGAGCCAGGTGCGGTGTGCGCCTGTAAGCCTGCCTGTCAAGTCAGTGACGGCCGCAATCATCGCGGGCCAGATCTCGGTCGGCGCCTCCACGTCGGGCCGGTAGTAGCAACGCGGATGGAATCGAAGACTTCCGGTTTCGTGCAAGGCGGTTATTCCACGTCCACGCAGGTACGTCTCCACGAGCGACCGTGAGATCGGCTGCGACATAGAAACCAGCCGCCTCGCCGCTTCGGCAGAGCCGGAAGGAGCAGGAACTGATTGCCTTCTGCGTTCAGTTGGATCGGGCATCGGTTGGGGCATCGACAAGAAGCTGCGCGCCTCGTCGGCGACGTCCTTGAAGTCGACCAGGCCACACGACGCCCGAATGACGTCGAGCAGATCGCCGTGCTCGCCAGTTGCCGCGTCGGTCCACTTCCCAGCGACGCCCTTGCCGGACACCGGCCCTTTCAGGCGGACAAACATGGACCGCCCCGGCGTATTGCGCACATCGCCGACCAGCCAGTAACGGCCTTGGCGATGACCGTTGGAGAGATAGTGGCTGCAAACTGCCTCGGCCTGTTGGCCGAGACGAGATGCCAGTTCGGAAGCATCGCGACGGCGCATCAGGCTGCCTCCCTCTCGCTGATGCGCTGCACCGGATAGCGCTTGAGAACTTTGTCCAGGATGACGGGTCCCGCGGCATCGGTGGGAACGAACATGCGTAGCTTCCAGGAAATGATCTCGTGGAAGAGCCCGTAGGCCGAGAGCCGCTCGCGCATGGCGTCGGTGAAGCCCGAAAGCTCGATGCGGTTGGCGCCCATGACGCGGACACGCCGCAGATGAAGTCCTTCGGCAAGGTCGAGCGTCGTGCGGCCATCGATCAGTGCGTTGAAGGCATCGTCTGCCGTCAGTGTACTCACACCCGTTGCGAGAGCGCCAGCAGCCCAAACTGCCGAGACCATGCGGCCGATGATGCGCTCGCCGTCATCGCTTTGAAGCCGATAGACACGGCTCGACTCGTTCGGGAGCCGCTTCCAGATCGGCAGCAACAGTCCAGCGACGACGTGGATGATCGTATCGGAGAACGCCGGGACGTTGGCGACCTCTGCATTCCAAGCGGTTGCAAAGGTGTCGCGGTCCACCCGATTCCAATGACTTTCCTCTATCATGCGGAGGGAAGCATGGTGTTGTTCCATCGGGTGGATCAGGCGGACGCGACGTTCGACCTCGCCATCGTCGAGCATGAGCGATGGCGCTGGAATCTGCACAGCGGCGCGTCCTGAGCGTTCGTTGACGAGCAGAATGGAACGCGGATCGTCGCAATAGGCGACAGCCTCCTCACACGACGTCGGTCGATTGCGTTGGCGCTGGGCAATGGTGAGGAGTTGCGTTTCGGCGCCTGTGCCCGGATGGGAGTAGATCGTGCGCCGGTCGGTGACGACGAAACTCTCCGCCTGCAGCGTCTCCAGCCCAACGTCATAGATGCCGGCGGCGATGGCGCCTTCTACCTTGGCGGTGAGCAGTTGCTCGAAGGCCGCGAACAGGACATCTTGCAGATCGATAGTGAGCGCCAGCAGCCGATTGAGGAAGGTGGTGATTGGCGGCAGGTCATCCTTGATGCCGCTATCGTCCATCAGCTTTAGGCCGGTCGTCTCCTCGAACCGCTGCAGCGAACAGCCCCTCACTTTGCCGCGTACGATCAGCAGATAGAGCTGGCGCAGCGCATCGCGCGCATAGTGCGATTCCAGATTGTCCTCTGGCCGGAACAGGCCCTGTCCGCCGGTCTGGCGTTGGCCGCGCGTGATGGCGCCAAGCGTATCGAGGCGGCGAGCGATGGTGGAGAGGAAGCGCTTCTCCGCTTTCACATTGGTCGCGATTGGCCGGAAAAGCGGGGGTTGCGCCTGATTGGTCCGGTGCGTGCGACCAAGGCCCTGGATGGCCCTGTCGGCTTTCCAGCCCGGCTCGAGCAGGTAGTGGACGCGAAGCCGCATGTTGCGTGACGACACGTCGGCGTGGTAGCTGCGTCCTGTCCCCCCAGCATCGCTGAAGACCAGAACGCGTTTCATGTCATCCATGAAGGCCTGCGTCTCGGCGAGATTGGCCGAGGCAGCGCGGCTCTCAACCATGAGCCGTGCCTTCTTCCGGACGATGCGCCGTGACCTGCCCGTCACTTCCGCCACCATATCCGTGCCGAAGCGCTGGACGATCTGGTCGAGCGCGCCGGGGACCGCTGGCAGGCTGGCGAGCTTCTCGATCAGCGCCGTGCGGCGCGCGACCGCCTCGCGGCTTTCCACCGGTTGGCCGTCGCGGAAGACCGGCCTGGACGACAGATTGCCCTCGGAATCGGTGAAGGGCTCGTAGAGCTGGACCGGGAAGGAATGCGCGAGGTAGTCGAGGACATATTCTCGTGGTGTGATGTCGACGCGGACGTCGTTCCATTCCTGTGTCGGGACCTCGGCCAGCCTGCGCTCCATCAGCGCCTCGCCGGTGGAGACGATCTGGATGACCGCCGAATGCCCTGCGTCGAGGTCCTGATCAATCGAGCTGATCAGCGTCGGCGTCTTCATCGATGTCAACAGATGAGCGAAGAAGCGCTGCTTGGCGCTTTCGAAGGCCGAGCGTGCGGCTGACTTGGCCTGGCGGTTCAAGGTGCCGCCGTCGCCAGTGATGTTGGCGGCCTGCATGGCTGCATCGAGATGGTTGTGAATGACGGCAAAGGCACCGGCATAAGCATCGTAGATGCGTCGCTGCTCGGGCGTCAGCTCGTGCTCGACCAGCTCATATTCGACGCCGTCGAAGGACAGCGAGCGTGCCGTATAGAGGCCAAGGGCGCGCAGGTCTCGCGCGAGCACCTCCATCGCTGCCACGCCGCCCGCGTCTATGGCTTCGACGAATTCCGCACGGGTGGAGAATGGCAGATCTTCACCGCCCCACAGGCCGAGCCTTTGGGCATAGGCGAGATTGTGGACCGTGGTGGCGCCGGTCGCGGAGACATACACGACACGTGCGCCCGGCAGAGCGTGCTGCAGACGCAGGCCGGCGCGGCCCTGCTGAGATGGTGCGACATCACCGCGTTCTCCCTTGCCCCCACCGGCGTTCTGCATGGCATGCGCTTCGTCGAAAATGATCACTCCCTCAAACTCGGAGCCCAACCATTCGACGATCTGCCTGACGCGCGAAACCTTCTCCCCGCGGTCGTCGGAGCGCAGCGTGGCATAGGTTGTAAACAGGATGCCTTCCGGCAACGTGACGGGGCGGCCTCGAGGGAAACGCGACAGCGGGGTGACCAGCAGACGTTCCATGCCGAGTGCCGACCAGTCGCGCTGAGCGTCCTCAAGCACTTGTCCGACTTCGAGATCCACACCGCTTTGCGGCGGCCTTGCAGCCAGTTGTCGAGAACGATACTCGCCGCTTGCCGGCCCTTGCCGAGGCCGGTGCCGTCCCCGATGAAGAAACCACGCCGGAAGCGCACAGCCCCTTCCGCATCCTCCGGCGCGGCGTTGACGATATCGAATGTATCGTCGACCGACCACGATCCGGCGAGAAAGCCCGCATGGGCCTCGCCGGCGAGGATCAGCGTTTCGAGCTGGGCCTCGGAGAGCGACTTCAGAATTTCGCTGGGAACCGTCGGTCGATAGCTGGGCTTGGGCGGTGCGACAGAGGCCATGGCGGCGGATTGCACCAGCTTGGTCGGGTGCGCCTGGGAGCCTGGAATGCGGATCGTCTGCGATCCGTATTCCTCATAGATCGCGTCGGTCAGGCGGGCTCCTTCGTCAGGCGTCCAGTCCACCGTCTCGTAGGCGAGCTCGACGCCGGCGAGTTTGGAACGTTGCGGACGAGCCGGCACAGCGGCGTCGCGCACGAGATAGCCGCGCACGGTGCGGGATGTCGCGATGGTGGGCACGACGTTGGCCTGATCAGGGACCGGCAGCCGTGCAGGCACATGCTCGTCTATCCAGCCGAGCAGCGTCGCGACATCCGGTGCAAGACCGGCAGAGGCCGGAAAGAGAGAGGAATCGCCAGCAGCTACCTTGTCGATAACAGTCAGCCGCGTTTCGATCGTCGTGCCATGCTTGGCGTAGACAGAGCCGCCGATCGTAGCGGTGAAGACGACCCGACTGTGCTCCTGGAGACGGATGAAGGCGTCACGCCAGGCAGGTGTCTCCGGCCCAAAGTTCGCACCGGTGAGCGTGACCAGGCGACCACCATCGGCAAGCCGGGCAAGCGCTGAAGTGACGTGGCGATAGGCTGCATCGGCGGCACGACCCTTGACATTGGCGAGCACGGAAAATGGCGGGTTCATGAGCACGACGGTCGGCATGATCGCCGGATCGAGATGGTCATCGATCTGGGCGGCGTCGAACCGGGTGACCGTGAGGGCTGGAAAGAGGGTCGACAAAAGGCCGGCTCTGATCTCGGCGAGTTCATTTAAAACGAGCGAACCGCCGGCGGCCGCGCCGAGGATGGCGAGCAGCCCGGTGCCGGCGGAAGGTTCAAGTACCCGGTCTGTGGGGGTAATGGCCGCCGCGGCGACAGCAGCGAAGCCCAACGGGATCGGAGTCGAGAACTGCTGGAACGCCTGGCTCTCCTCGGAGCGGCGTGTATGTGTGGGCAGAAGCTCGCCAATCTTCCCGAAAAGCGGCAAGGCGCAAGCCGGAGATCCGGCTTTGCGTAGAAGCGACTTTCCGTATTTGCGAAGAAAGAGAACGGTCGCCGCCTCGCAGGCGTCATAGGCGGTCTTCCAGTCCCAGGCGCCACTTGCGTCGGACCGGCCGAATGAGGCTTCCATTGCGGCGCGCAAATCGGCTGTGTCGATACGCTGACCGCGTTCGAGATGGGGAAGGAGAAGCAGCGCCGCCGCGTATATGGCAGCGGCTGGATCGGAAGCCAGGGAAGCAGGTGCAACTGGATTGACAGTCGCCGTCGGAAACAAAACGTTCATTGGGAAGGCCCTCGGGAGAGCGATAACGGAAAGCCCGCCGGCGCTCTCTCTGACCGGACGGGCTCAAACCCGTCACGGCCTGACTCTCACTCTGATCGTCCGCGCACAAAAAATGCCCGGCGCTCTTCCGAGTGCCGGGCAGTCGATCTGCAAGGATGCTGTGCCTACTCGGCGGCGTCGAGCTGCGGTTCCTCCTCGTCAGTCACTCCGTCCTCGCCGTCACCCGCGAGGAATTCGGGCAATGGCTCTTCTTCGCTACCCGAGTTGGCATTGGCCGCCTCCACATCGAGCTCGGCAAGCCGCAGCGGTTCAGGCAGCCAGCCACTGTCGGCCAGGAGTCGCTCCGCCTCCTTGGCCATATCGGCCTTCTTGAGGTGGTCGATCAGCTGGGCAGCGCCCTCGCCTTCCCCCTCGCGCACGGCCTCGAGGATACGCGCCTTGGTGACGCGGCCGAGATAGTTGCCGACCGTCGGCCGCCAGCCGGCGTCAACCATGTCGAGCCCGACTGCGCGGGCCAGGTGGTCGGCCTCGGCAAGTCGCTGCTGCACGCCATGTGCGGAAGTCGCGCCGTTGCCGTACCGATCGACCCTTTCATAGAGAGCGTTCACGCCGAAGGACGCGCAGTGAGCGAACAACTCGGCTTGCTCGGGGACCGAGAGCGCCGCAAGCGCATCCCAAAGATCGGCGACGTTGCCTGGGAGACGGGTCTCCCAGGCCTTGTGGCGACCATCGATCGCGCGTGCGTAAGGTGTATCGCGAAGCTCGGGAGGCTGGGCCGAGAAGACCGTGCCACGGACAGAGACTTCCATCGCCACGCCTTGCGACTTGTAGCGAGAGAAGACGTCACGGACGAACTTGTGCAGCACAGCCAGAAAAGCGGCCGCCGGATCGTTTGCGAGTTTGTCGCGCAGCGCCAGCGTACGCTCGGCGGTCAACTCCATGATCAACCGATCCGGCAATGGCTTGATGCCATCGTCGTCGTCATCTTCCGGCTCGGCCAGTCGGCTACCGTCGATGGTGATGACGGACCGCCGGACCGGGCCCGTCGCCGCTGGTTCGTTGCCTGCCTCGACGCTGGGACCGTTGTCACCCTCCGGCGCACCGGGGGCTTCGTCCTCCGGCTTCACATAGCCACGCTCGACGAGAAGCGAGCCGTCCGATTCCACGCTGATGAAGACGCCGGCGCGCGCGATGTCGTCCGGGTCGAAACGGGCGGGGCGCGTCTCCAACGCCTTGATCGCGGTT
Coding sequences within:
- a CDS encoding ParB/RepB/Spo0J family partition protein, with amino-acid sequence MATAVQKITLSPSRDIPFNKLVLAQTNVRRIKTGVSIEDLAASIARRGLIQGIHVRPVLDADGQETGMFEVPAGGRRYRALEMLVKQKRLAKTAPVPCVVGDSSSAILAEEVSLAENMDRAPLPPLDAYRAFKEMRDKGMSEEEIAAAFFISVNIVKQRLKLTAVSPALLDIYAEDGMTIAQLEAFSVHNDHARQEQVWEAVKTSWSKEPYQIRRMLTENTARASDKRAVFVGLAAYEAAGGEMLRDLFQSDDGGWLQDVPLLDRLVTEKLQVMADEIANEGWKWIEVAVSFPYSTAHGLRELDGTPVDLSGEEQATLGALRDEFGMLQSEYEEADELPDEVDQRFGELETAIKALETRPARFDPDDIARAGVFISVESDGSLLVERGYVKPEDEAPGAPEGDNGPSVEAGNEPAATGPVRRSVITIDGSRLAEPEDDDDDGIKPLPDRLIMELTAERTLALRDKLANDPAAAFLAVLHKFVRDVFSRYKSQGVAMEVSVRGTVFSAQPPELRDTPYARAIDGRHKAWETRLPGNVADLWDALAALSVPEQAELFAHCASFGVNALYERVDRYGNGATSAHGVQQRLAEADHLARAVGLDMVDAGWRPTVGNYLGRVTKARILEAVREGEGEGAAQLIDHLKKADMAKEAERLLADSGWLPEPLRLAELDVEAANANSGSEEEPLPEFLAGDGEDGVTDEEEPQLDAAE
- a CDS encoding toprim domain-containing protein, whose protein sequence is MRRRDASELASRLGQQAEAVCSHYLSNGHRQGRYWLVGDVRNTPGRSMFVRLKGPVSGKGVAGKWTDAATGEHGDLLDVIRASCGLVDFKDVADEARSFLSMPQPMPDPTERRRQSVPAPSGSAEAARRLVSMSQPISRSLVETYLRGRGITALHETGSLRFHPRCYYRPDVEAPTEIWPAMIAAVTDLTGRLTGAHRTWLDPAGFSEAHLGRAPIDTPRRAMGDLLGHAVRFGIGCDVMAAGEGIETMLSQRTALPFMPVIAALSAAHLSAILFPDTLRRLYIARDNDPAGDGAVATLIERANAAGIEAIVLQPQLGDFNEDLRLLGLNALRAILRVQIAPQDAERFVARTAA